The nucleotide sequence TTTCAATAAATCCCAGAATTGTTCTGGGGTATTGGAATTACCTGGAAATCTACATCCAACTCCAATAATGGCTAATTGTTTTTGTTTCATTGTCATTCATTTTGGGTTCTTAATTTTTCTCTTAAACTGGTTTAACACATAAAAAAGACTTTTTATATTCATTTAATGTGATGGACAATAAACTAGAACATTCAGGATACCTTTACCTTTTTTTAGATTGACTGTCATGTTCGAAACTTTAATTAAATCCAGAAGCCCTGTTCATTCCCCAATTAGTAGGACAGGTTTTCTACAAATCCAGGTTAATTTATGCTGCTTTTTTAAATATGTCCATTGGCCTATCAAAGGGCTGTTGAAACTGTTACATCTTTCCACGCTTCGAGATCGGTTTTTACCTGCTCCATTTTTTTATAGGCTATATCATAAGCATCTTGACCAAGAAATAAGTGTAGTGGAGGATCCATTACTTCACTTATTTTTATCATAGCGTTAGCTGCCTTTATAGGATCTCCGGCTTGATTCTCATCAATTTCACGCAGATGTGCTTCTTGTATTTGACGGGCTTCGGTATACTCAACAATTGGGTTAGCGGGTACGGCTATAGATCCTTTCTTTAGAAAATTAGTCTTGAAATATCCAGGATGTACAACTGTCGCCTTAATTCCAAATGATTTAATATCAGCAGCCAAAGCCTCTGTAAAAGCCGTTACTGCAAATTTGGTAGCGCTATAGATACCCCAAAAAGGAAAGTTTGCAGTATAACCTGCAATAGAAGATATGTTAATAATATGTCCGGATTTTTGTTTCCGTAGGTAAGGCATTGCTTTTCTAATGACATGTGCCAGACCAAAAACATTTACATCAAAACTAGCCCTTATCTCGGCGTCAGAAATTTTTTCTAGTGTTCCCATCTGGCCATATCCTGCATTATTAACAATAACATCAATTTGCCCGAAATGAGCGACTACGGCCTCAATAGCTTCTTGCACACTTTGCTCTTTTACTAGATCCATTTCAATCGGCAGAAACGTTTTAGTAACTTTACTTACCTCATTTTTCTAATGATTTTATATCGCGTGAGGTTGCTGCTACATAATGTCCACTAGCTAGTAATTGCTTTACAAGTGCTAATCCCAAACCTTTAGATGCTCCGGTTACAAACCATACATTATTCCTGTTCATAATTATTTTTTTTTGTTAATTGCTGACTTATATAGTTTTTTTATAGTTATCTAATTTTTAATACAACAATGATTAAAGTGTTAAATACTTTCAATACTATCTGTGAATTAAAGAATGGGTTTATGAAAGAATCAACAAGTTGTTTGTGATCCGAAATTAGGATGTTGTTGAAAAATATGATATCCTGATAAAGAATGATTTTTGAATAGTGGTTAATAAGGATAATATATTGATAGACTGTAAACTGAACTCTGTCTGAAAAAGATTATAATTATTAATTTTATTCAGACAGAATCATGACAAAGAAAGAACAGACTGAATTTGAAAAAAAGGTGCTCGAGCAGTTCATGTCGGGCAAGAACCTATTCGGAGAAGGGGGCGCCTTTGCCCCCCATGTTGAAGAATGTAATCGAGAAGGCCCTTGAGGCGGAGATGGACGGCCATCTGGACGAGGGTGAGCGCGCCAAGGGCAACAAACGCAACGGCAAGGGAAAAAAGACCCTGAAAAGTGGTTTTGGCACCTTCGACATCGATACGCCCCAGGACAGGCAGAGCAGCTTTGAACCGGAACTTGTAAAGAAGCGACAGACCATTTTGGCCGACAACCTCTCCGACAAGATAATAGGCCTTTACGGTCTTGGCATGAGTTACCGCGACATCTCCGCCCATAGAAAGGAGATGTACGACACCGACATCTCTCATACCGTCCTAAGCCAAATAACGGATAGGATCATCCCGGACGTAAAAGCATGGCAGAACCGCCCCTTGGAGCCTCTCTATTGCATCGTATGGCTCGATGCCATGCACTACAAGGTAAAGGTCGATGGGAAGATCGAGCACAAGGCCCTTTATAACATCCTTGGCATCAACAAGGAGGGCTATAAGGAAGTTCTGGGGATGTACATCTCCGAGAGCGAGGGTGCCAACTTCTGGCTCCAGGTACTGACCGACCTGAACAACCGGGATCCTTATCGCCTGTACCGACAACCTGAAGGGCTTTACAGAGGCTATCCTGAGCATATTCCCAAAGACCCAGGTGCAGAAGTGCATCGTCCACCAGATACGGAATTCCCTCAGGTATATCGCCTCAAAGGACCAAAAGGAGTTTCTTCGGGACCTCAAACAGGTGTACCGTGCCACCAGTAAGGAGGTGGCCGAGGACGAGCTCCTGGCCCTGGGCGAAAAATGGGGCGGTAAATACCCTGTGGTCATCGAATCTTGGCAGAACAACTGGGAGGAACTCTCCCAATACTTCCAGTACACCCCGCCGATACGCAAGATGATCTACACCACCAATGCCGTGGAGGGCTTCCACCGACAGGTGCGAAAGGTCACCAAGACCAAGGGGGCCTTTACAAACGATATGGCATTGCTCAAGCTGGTCTACCTGGCCACCAGGAACATCGAGAGGAAATGGACCTCGCCCATCCAAAATTGGAGTCTAGTGGTCCAGCAACTTTATATTAAATTTGGGGAGAGGATACCCTTGGATTTAAATCCCAATCCCTCTGGGGCTAGCCCCAGAGGGATTGACAGATCGGACAGAGTTTAATTTACAGACCCTTCATAAGTCAATTTATGATCTCCAAAGCACTCAAATCGACTTCAACTCTTTCATATGTAGCGGTATCCACTTCATCGGGTTGCTTTATGACCATTAGACTATCCCTGAATGTCACTATTTGATATAGCGGTTCTCCGTTTGAGTAAATAAGGTTATCAACGATTTTGTAGGTGGAACGGAAGCCTATGCCCACCTTGTACTCGATCAATTGTCCCTGACCGTCAAAGACCAGGTAAAAATGGTCCATACCGTCCCCATCCCCAGTTTCGTCGTTCAGTTCGTCGGTGACATCCACCCCATCGATGCTCATGGTAAAACCCGTTTCGGGTCTTGAACGGCGCTCATAGTGCCAAGTACCTTGTAGGTCAACTTCTTTTACTTGGCACGAAACGGCCAAGGGAAACAATATGATCCAAACAATAAAATACCTCATTTCTTATCTGAATTTAACTGAACACTTATTTTACAAACTCGACCGTGGTTTTGTATTTCTCGTATTTGCCCAAGTCTATTCGGCTATACTGAGGATTTTCGGAAGAATAGTACACGGGAAACTCCTGGCCAACGCAACCTTTTTTGCCGTTGTCGCAGTTAAAAGGACTAACACCTGTCGACCCAATATATTCCTTATCATCCACCCAGTAACGATATTTTAAACCATATCTAGCTCTTGTAGAATGGTAAAATTCAATTATCTCCCCATTTGTTTTTTTTTGATTGTCCGCAATATCATATTGTTTATATGTGGCATATAATATACCTAAAGCCAAAACCAATAGACCAATTACAAAAGCAATTGTATCCTTGGAGATAGACCCTGGAAACTTATTCCTCAGAGCATCCATCTTTCCCAATAATTTTAGTACCCGTTTGACCTGCCAAAGTAAAGGTCATTCCTCTACCTACTGTCACCGTAATTATCTTTTTTTCGTCAGCATTATCAAATACCGCATATATTTTTGCGCCCTTTTTTCAAGTTTACCCTGTCAGCATATGACCGAAGTTTTAATTGGGGGTGCATACTGCTCGTTTAGGACATACCCCCAAACGAGTATATCTAAATTAATGAAAATAGCCCGGATTCTCCAGTTATGACCGGTACCTAAATATTATGCCATATTTTGCCCAATTTGGCCAAGTGGGCCCAGAATTTCATACCTGCTCCGCCTCCATTAGGAATAACGAATAAATCCCGAATACGGTATTTGACGAGCACGGTCCGTGTTACTTTAGTTATCGTTTTCATCGCATTGTCTAAAAACATAAAAGATATCTAAAATATTGGATAGCTTTCTTTTTAGTTTGTACCTATTCTTACTTTGTAGGACACTCGTTGCAAGCGAGTGCTAGCGGGCGAGGTTCTTAAAAAAGAATTACTCAAATCCTTTAATAGTAATTTCAGGTAACCTCGGGAATTCTACAGCCTTATATCCCATGCCTTTTAATTGAGTATTGACAAGGAAAGCTTTTAGATAATCATCTGAATTGTGCAAAAGATATATATGTACATCGTTTTGAGGTGATAAATCTCCATAACTCAAATTTGGGTAATTCTCACTGTAATTAGCACAGAAGCCTAAATATGTAATTATCGAATCCGTAGCCATTTCATACTTCTTGTCCAAAGGCTCATTTTGCCACTCTTTTAGAAAAGATTCGACCTTACCTGACACATAGCCTACAGTTGCATTTGAGTCTATTTTTTG is from Zobellia galactanivorans and encodes:
- a CDS encoding DUF3592 domain-containing protein; translated protein: MGKMDALRNKFPGSISKDTIAFVIGLLVLALGILYATYKQYDIADNQKKTNGEIIEFYHSTRARYGLKYRYWVDDKEYIGSTGVSPFNCDNGKKGCVGQEFPVYYSSENPQYSRIDLGKYEKYKTTVEFVK
- a CDS encoding SDR family NAD(P)-dependent oxidoreductase is translated as MDLVKEQSVQEAIEAVVAHFGQIDVIVNNAGYGQMGTLEKISDAEIRASFDVNVFGLAHVIRKAMPYLRKQKSGHIINISSIAGYTANFPFWGIYSATKFAVTAFTEALAADIKSFGIKATVVHPGYFKTNFLKKGSIAVPANPIVEYTEARQIQEAHLREIDENQAGDPIKAANAMIKISEVMDPPLHLFLGQDAYDIAYKKMEQVKTDLEAWKDVTVSTAL